The window ATAAGACGACCGGATGTTTGTCATTATTCAACGACCCTCGTGCAAATAACTTTGGGGGGAGGTGAAACGTTGAAGGAAGAGTTGCACATTCTGGCAAATACGTCTTTCTGCAGAGAAATTCATGAGAACGTTGATATATTTGCTAACCTGGCTCTGTCATTAACTAGATACTTAGAGTACAATCATGCGCCATTTCCCTCACGTAATGTTAGTTTCAATACGATTCGCTGAGGATGTTTGATCAGAGAATAAGCAATGCaatactcaaacacacacaaacacacacacacactttgtatgGCATGGGGGGCTAAATCCACACGGAGGTAAAAGCTGCCGCAGAACACACAGTCACTCTTACACAACTGTGTATCTGGGGCAACATGTACCTGTTTGCAAGATCACAAGATGTCAAACAATTACCATCataaggagaggaagaggaggagcttagAGAGGAGAGTCTCAGCTCATTCTTCTGGGGGGGTTTAAAGCAGGAGAGGAGACACGAATGCAGGACGAAGAAACAAGAAAGGCAGGAAAACCAAAGGTGATGAGGACACCAGGGATATCACAAAATACCGCACGTATACACATAATATTGTGAGCAATGGagtgtgcacacatacacatatacaatgTATGATATCCTCAATATAATGGGGATGTTCACTTACCTCTAAATTTGTCCTTGCTTTCTTCAGGACGTCACGCGTCCTTGACACTGCACAACACAAGGACAAAATATGTGTGCGTATTGTATTACACAACACTTGATAGCTCCATGTCAACACATCATATGCTGCATGCAGTGACAGGCAAATTACAGTAACACATATCAGGTGTTTAAGCATTTTGATTTATAATTTATTGTTTCTCTCCAAATCCCCAACATGAAATTTATCTAGAACTCGGGAATGGACAAGCATTATTTTCTGCTCTGAAgatatctttctctctctttcattttttattttatttgtttagtcATACCTTATTCTGTTTTGTTCAACACTCCTTCCTACATTCTTTCCTTTCACTTTTTGCAGAGAGCAGCGTAAGCAgaactcatttatttattctcctCGCCCATCTTGGCCTGAGAGGTACTAAGAGTTCTGCTTTGGTAAAAGATTGCTGTGATTATCTGTCTCTGTCACACACCCAAAGGCACAGAGACACTTACACTGGTTGACAATGAAGTGCTCCATGTTCTCCTTGGTGCGGCTGGTGCTCCTCAGTCGGTGAATCGTCCCCTTAAGGACATCTTCCTGCTCCGACATACGCAGTCTCAGCGACAAGATCTCCTCCTGCATGTTCtgctcctacacacacacacacgtgagcaTTATATGTCGTCCTgctgctcactgccagattcaCATTAGAACATGTTCCGAAATACACTATCTACCCCCTCTGAGTAATAATTGGAGAAAATATTAGTTTAAGGAAATCGGTTATCTGACAATCTGTTTAAATATCTTgtgctggagaaatggaacacaAGGAGACCATCAAATAGTTGATGTTGGACTTTTTATGGGACTCACAATGCGTGAATAGTGTAACAGACTGCAGGCTTATATGAAAATGTGTCCCAAACCTTCTTGAGGTTCTGGATCGAGGGATCCGTGCTGGGAAGAGCTGCTCTCCAGAACATCCTCAGCAGGGACATGGCCTCCTCCAGGATCTGTCTCAGAGTCTTGGTGTTGGACAGCAGACTCTTCACACACCCGTAGTCCAGGACCTGCATGCAGACCTCGGTTATACATATTTGTGCCTTGTTGTCATTGAAAGGCTGACTTTGACCTTTTGGCTCTTACCAGCTCACTTCGTTGCTTCTGGTTGCCCTCCAGCAGCTGCGGTCCGAGGCAGGCCTGCAGGGTCGTCTCCATGCGCTGCACCAGGCCTTTGCCCTCCAGGACTTGCTGCTGCAGAGCGCTGAAGTCGTCCACATGACCGATGGCGTGGCGGCCGTTGCGGTTTGCAAACGATCCGTCGGGGGCCTCCCCCTCCAGCTCAGAGTGAGGGTCAAGAGGGTCTGTTGGGGAGAACACAGTTAGATATCATTTGGGATGAGAATTTAATTGACATTATCAGGTTTCTTTTGCGGGTTCAGaagttatatatttatataactaACAATATTTGTTCGGACacataaataaagacacactgTTATTATCGTTACAGGAAAATCATGCCACACATTTAAGACAGATTGAGTTGCAAACATGCAGTGCAGTTAAAATCACACCATTGGCAGTGCTGTGGCTGTCATCCAGGTCCGAGTAGGGAGGACCGGGAGATCCACAGTTAAACAGGCCGATGTCCCTGACCGGTGGAGACGGAGCTGGGTCtgtggagcacacacacacacacacacacacacacacacacacacacacacaaacacacacaaagcagactTGGAAACAGAGCAAAGCACACCACAGCACACTGGGCCTCACAAACAGCGTGTCGCTACTTATCTGGAAGCGGGCGACTCACCGTGCAGCAGCTGTCGCCGGTAGAAGTTCTCTCTCTGAGGGCTGGCAGTGAgggcggagagggagggggtccGAGGGGAGCCCACGCCCAGCTTCTGCTCCAGCTGCTTGTGGAGCTCCAGCTGTTTGAGGGCGCTGTTCTCCTGGACGCTGTTCTGCAGCTGGGCTCGCAGGCTCCTCACCTCGGCGAGCAGCTCCCCCAGCTCCACCGGTAGACCCGGGAGCTCACACAGGAAGCCTGGGAACCAAACGCACAATCACCTGGACTGGACAGGCACCTGCTTTAGCGGCTTCTTGGGGTTTGGAGGGTTTTATCACGGCACAGCAATACCGTGAACTTTGATTACTTGTTTATTAGTAATTGGGCAGGTGTTTAAACTTAAAAGAATATTCAGCATTCGGCATATTCAGccgaatcagaatcagaaccaAAACCATTTATTCCCAGGTGCGTTGCACACGTGATGGTGAAAACATAAAGCGATACAAATAGACAAGTGTGAGAAAACCAGCACTGCTGTTGCCCAATGGACAGGCCTCACCTTTGTTGGCCTTTGTGCTGGAACACACTCGGTCGTACACTTGCAGTTCACTCTGCAGGGAGTGAATGAGCTCTCTGCTCTCACATAGCTGCTGTTGCAGTAGAGACACATCATGCTGGAGCCTGAAGATACATCACGGTCAGCGTTTAGATGTGTACTCACACAGACAACGAATGgatcggcacacacacacaccaacctgttggttttctcctgACTGGCCTGCCGCTCCTGCCTTAATATGTGTAtctgctgtccttgctcctggGTGTGGGCCTGAAGTCGCCTGAGCTCCTCTTTCCACTGCTCTGCCTCAAGCTCTGCTTGTTTCAGGCGAGCGCGTGCTGCAAACACCGCCTCCCGCAACTGCACCACCTCCTCACAAGTGTCTGAGGAAAGTGAAGAGTTCAGAATGGGGAAACATGCATCTGTTCCTGAGGAAAATAATTCTAACTTTAACATGAAGAACCTGTGCTGGCCTGCAGGTGTGACTTTAGGCCCAAGTTTTCTTCCTTCAGGACTCGGATCTCATTGGACAGTTGAGCGACAGTGTCCAGTCCCTGAATGTAGATGTTTGTTGGCGCGCCTGGACAAAAAGAAAGTTGTATTTAATTCCCTACATACACCTAAAGAAGTGGCAAAGTTGCAGCGGCGGCTGCAGTACCTCCATCGCGGCCGGTTGAGTTCAGTCTCTCTTCCAGCTGCTGTCGGAGCCTCTCATTGGTCCTAATGGACTCCTCTAGACGCTGTCGCAGACACCTCACCTCCCGCAGGTGCTCCTCTATCAAATTCACCCCTtgggacaaaacaacaacaaaacggtCGTAATCATTTGACTCTTCTGAAggattttttttgcatcttGATCACTAACAGTCGGGAGTCACACCTGCGTAGCCGCTTCCCTGCTGGGGAGCCGACGATCCAGAGTAGCCTCCAACTGGCTGAGCCGCGTTGTCCACGTCCCACAAAGCCCGCCCCCTCGCGAGACCCGAGTCGGACTTTATCGAGCGGCCTGTGGGAATGCCACCCAGCAGGTACTGTTGACAGGCTTGATGGGATTGCTGCATGTGGGGACCCGGGCTGAGAGCGAACAGAGCCTTTTCATGGGGATCTGCATAGCCTgccgccaaacacacacacacacacacacacacacacacacacacaatagagcAAACTGTGTGTTAAAACACAACTCACGAGGCGACAGAGGAATGTAATTAATCTGCAAGTGAGATGCTGTCATACTGAGGCAGTTTAGTCCTTATTTACACTTTTTGCACACCACTCCCCCacacggccccccccccccccccaaggcccAGCGAGTTAAGTGTCCAGTCTCGGCCCAGTCTCGACTCGCTGCTCTGTGCGAACAGCGATCACGGACAGGGCCCTGGGCCGGGGGTCAGAAATGACTTTGTTCCCCCAGACGTCAGGGCCAGAGGGGAAAGAGTAGGAGTGGGAGACGGGCTCTTTGAAAAGGGCTGGAGGAGAATGACACATGCGGAacatgaaggaggaggacgaggaaggttTTGGGGCACTTTTGCAGATCAAATACATCTGTAACACTCATACCTGCAAAGGGCGGACTGGTCAAACTCACAGGGGCTGAGCAACGCATGTTGGgacagctgctggaggacttAAGGAAGCCATGAGGATGAAGGATAGGTGGATGGGCTAAATGAGGGGAATGGAAAGTGAGAGGAAGGACGAGCCAGTTTCCTCGAATTATGGAGAGTTGGACCGTCCGAAAAAAGACTTTACCTTCGTGTTCGGATCCTTGTCCTGGCTGCTCCAGCTCGCGCTCCTCCTGATACTCTTTGCCGTCTAAGTCGGAGGACAGCTCCAAGTCCTCATTGGTTCTGTACTCATCAGACACCAAGGACGTCCTGTCTGATTGGTCGGTGGTCTCGGAGAGGGCGTGGCAGCTGGACGGGGTCTCTGGACGCTGCTGCAGCTTGGTGTGCAGGGACTCGATGATTTTGTCTTTCTGCTGAAGCTCTTTACTCAGCCTACGTGTGCACACAAGACAATCAACCATTACAGTTTGGATTGATAGACACTAATGAAGGGTGCACATGATTATCCGTAAAGGAGGAGtgtagaggaggaggacttAGTCAAGCAAAAACGTCTTCAAATATTTAGATTATAAAtgtagttatttattcattttaggcattccctttttttaatgcagttgGTCGGACAAAACAAGACGTGTGAACATGTTTCCTCCGACTATGCTGCATTTTAAAGGGGATTTTTCACTCTTTATTCACATTGTATGGACAAAACCTGACTCAATAACGAAAATAAGGATCAAGCCTTGAAGCCTCTTTGCGGATCATCGTCTTGATTTTGAGACAAACATCTGCTGTAGCTGGACCGATCATCTCAAAGTGTATCCGCCTCTATGAAGTAACTTCCCTTACTGTTTCAGTTGCTGAAGCATtgactccctgtctctctccaacAGCATCCTAAGGACAGCTGTCTCCCTTGCTTGTCCTCGAGCCGTAGCAAAAGACCACAGAGAGTTCTTGTATATCGAGCTGTTCTTGGAAATCATCGATTTCCACAGAGGAGCCATCAGTCCAGTCCAGAAAGTCTTGATGCTCTGCAGCCTCTGCTGTCTTCTGACTCCCGTCACGTTTTACTCTACCTTCTCAATAATacaaaaatctaaaaagaaatcGCATTAGCTGTCGATGTTGCTGGTAATGTCCAAATAGCAGATTCCCATGAATAAGGGACGGAGTACAGATCCAACCGTCTACAGGCGAACAGGGCACGGCCGTATGTGGCCACACCAGCAAAGGACCGTCACACGGTCCCACTGAGCCTCTTAAGCCCAGCTGGTGTGACACCTGCACTACAAGTCTATTCAGCGAAATCAACTTAAGGTTAAAGGATCCATGCTGGGGACTGCGTGTGGATTAACAGCAACCTTCTGTCCCCCCTCGGCCACAAGGAGCCGTGTGCTGGGTCACGTGACAAAGCAGACTAATCACTCGGGCAGGAGGGTGAGTGCTCTGCGAATCGCCCCAAGGCTGCAGGGGATTTTATTGatcagtgttttgttgttgttgttgttgttgttggtaaaaTATAACCCTCCTAAAGCACTTCAGTGATCCGACTCACCGCAGGGCAAGCAGCTCATGGCCAGCCTTGTCCTCGTGGCTCTCTGCGCGGTCGCCTACGGAGGAGACACAAACAGGAACGACAGCATAAGAGAGAGGAAACAGCATAGCATTTGAGCCACAAGAACAGAAAACTATAAAACACGTTTCTTACGTCCGGTGATCTTGGTGACCACTCTTTGTGCCAGGGCCGAGTTCTGTGCCAACTGCTCTCTGAAGCTCTGACCCATGTAGTAATCAATGTCGTTGGCCCGCAGCAGCTCCTCGAAGGCCTGCGAGTAGCACAGAATTGGAGCATGTGTGAGAACACTACTAGTTCGTATCATTCCCACCTGTCACTAGTTAGTTAGTGCAGAAGGGTTTGCAGCACCTTGGTGGTATCGCCCAGGTGCTGGGTGAGGATGTGGCCGACTCCTTGCCCCTCTTTCATCCTCTGCCTCAGGTGGGACAGCTCACGAGCTTGTGCCTGAATCAGGGAGTTGTACTTcctgtggagggagggaggaaacagTACAGATAAGAGGGCCGTGAGTCGGGTCATCATTCTCATGTGCCATCTGAAAGGTGTAACAGCTGCCGCTATCTTTAACCACGGCCTTTCTGACtcatctgtctctgtcctctcacCCGGGCCAGGTGGCGCATTTCCCCTCCTCTGCTTGGATCTTGTCTTCCAGTCTCGAGCTCTTCAGTTGCGCCTCCAGTGACGCAACCCGAGCCATCAGTTCCTTCAGCTCCCTGCTGGGTTTGGGCCCTGACAGAATGCCTTGGGTGTCCGACATCCagccttcatcctcctccacgccGCTGGGGGCTGGTGACGTCTCGAAGGCCCAGTTTACCTAGAAGGTGAGGATACAACGGAAAACGAAAAGGGCATCATTTTTAACCAAAAACTGAACGCAAGCCAGAGGGTCAGAGATTCGGAGTGGCCTGTGAACGCTGCAGCACCTTGCGTGGCGTTCGCTCCAGGCTGGAGGCGTAGTCGCTGGTGGTGGACAGCGAGCGGACGCGTAGCTGCAGCCCGCGGATCACCTTGTGGCAGCGGCTGAGCTGCGAGCGGAGATCCTGCACCAGAGGCTGCAGAGAGGCGGACTCGTCCTCCATCTCACCCGCGTTACTGCCGCCGGCGTACCAGCTGCCGCCCGCGCCCTCATAGTCCTGTTGGTGGGACAGTGACGTGCACATCTCCAGGTCATCAAACtctggggggagggagagatgaggagaCACATTGGTTCGTGATTGATGCGGATCAGTGGGTGCGTTTTACAGGAGAGGAGGACGGCTGTGCGTCCGTCTGAGAGGGACCGGCTCCGCCTGTCACCTGGGCTGCTGGcgtcttctctctctgcttcgtTCTCACTGCGGCCACAAGTCTCATAACCCAGATCCTGGAGGTCCACCTGCACCTGCTTGCTGGCCTGCTGGACTGATGTCTCGGCTGCAGAGACATAAGCAAGAAAGGACTTGAATCCCGTGTACTAAGGTTTTGAGTTATGTCCTTTTTACGCGCTCCGGAGAGAGCGACTCACTGAGCAGGTCTCTGTAGTCCTTCAGTTGTTCGGCCTGAGCGTGCACCGTGGCTTCCGACACCATCAGCCTTTCCCGCAGCTCTCCGTTCTCCTGGTGGCTCGCAGCCAGATCGGAGCTCAGGCGGGCCGCCTGCTCTTGGAGGCCCTCCTCCGCGTCCTGCCAGAGCGCTCCTTCCTCGCTGCCGTCACCgacaggctccgcctcctgcaaAAGCCGCGCGCTTAAGCAACTCTCACATGGAATACACAAGAGGGGAAATCCTGTCCCTTTCATCCTTATAACATATGAAGCGGGAACATGCGTGTTATCACACTGATCTGTCAGATCTGTCAGACTAACTGCAGGTGCACTGGCGGCTTCATTGACTCGAAGAACAAAACAGTCGTACGCGGCCTGGaggcaatgctgctgctgcacagttCATTGAGATCTGCTTTGCAATGATTCGAAGCAGTAATACAATATCTTCTGTATGAGTTTGCCTAGTTTTTAGCGTCTCAGGAGTTAAAATAACTTCAATAGGCTTGTAGGAGCTTCGTGTAATACGTGAGACATGCAGTTTAATTTCTATTAAACAAAGACTGCGTTACCGTCTCGGGCTGGTGTGTGTGATGATGGGACCTCGGGGACGGTGGGCCCTTGCAGAGCCTCTTCCCTCGCTGGTCATTCAGACCAGCACACGGATGACCTCGCTTCCCCACCAGCGACAGAgatgtttcctcctcttcgccctcTTCCTCATTATCTCCCTGCTCCTCTATCTCCTTTTCCTGATTCAAACTGCTGTGATTTGTCCCCAATCCCACAACTCCGGCTTGTCCTCTGGTTCCTTTCAAAGCCCGGTTCTCCTGCTGCAACCTCTGCAGGGCACTCCTAGAGGAACAAGGCAGGAGGACAAATAAGACATGACCAGAGTTAAGCCCCTCCCCTGCGCAGCTTAGACAATCAAAACACAATGTTTGGAGATGATCTCTGAGACACATGCGCACCTCATGTGAGCCACTGAGGCGTATCCATCCCTCTCCAGCTGCAGCGTTACTTCTTTAAGCTGTCTTCTTGCTTCCTCTAGCTGCTTCGAATCAGCTCCACCAGCCTTAACAGACGGTGACGTTTGTTATTGTGCCATCGTTTAAGCCATTAAGTGCAGGTTTTCAACAGTAAAGCGTAAATATATGGTTACAAACCGCCCGGCTCTAAAGGCATTCATCAGCGAGATGTAAGTAGAGGTTTTCTACCTGAATGGAGGGCAAACTTCTGGCCGTCACtttatcatcatcctcctctatGCTGTCCGTAAACTCGTCACTGCTGCCGTCTTCAtcgtctccttcctcctcctcttcctcctccctttcttcgTCTGTGCTGAGCTCTGAAAAAAATAGCAACCATTTAAAATATCCGCTTGCTTTTATCTCCTTTCTGTTTGCCAATCGCCTGATATTCTTTGTACTCTTGGTTTGTGTATCGTCTCCCCCTCTAGCATCCACTCTCCAGCCCTTTCCTTCCAGAACTTCTGTTTATAAGTGGAATCACTGCTCTGTCATGGGACTAAAGGGAAATGTTGTGTAATACGCGGCCTGCCAGCCAAAAACACACTTAAGGCAGCGCGTGTTCATgagaaagtaaaacaaatgtaattgattttcatttatttatttgtaatacCTAATGTGAAAGGTTTAGTCTGGATTTTTGTGGCCAAATGACATGTGTGCAGctgttttgtgttaaaatgttgtacacacacacacacacaggacacagaggCTCAGTGAAAAAAAGCTCAGCTGGTATTTCAAAGGAAAATAGTTTTACATAATATGCCCTGATGatacacaacagacacacacatctcacatgCAGTGTGTAGTAGATGTGTATCTTTTGTGTATAGGTGTGTCGCTCATTACTTTTTCTGGAACTTTTTATGGGATTAGTTCATAATCCGGATAAAATTCAAAGCCACACAATGTGACTCCACCCTAAAACCAGTTCCAAAGTAAAACTTTTGTCATATGCTTGTGGTGCCAGCGGCAGAGCGGGACGGGCAGCGAGGCAGCACACGTCGTCACCACTCTCACACCAGATAGAAAGGCAGAAAGGGGACACTTGGGTGTCGTTGTCAGCTCAAGGAATGTGGATTTCACGCTAAGAGAGATCAGGGACGTTGAGTTAAAGGTTCACGTGAGCTTCTGTTAGTTTATGAATTTGTTGTGTTAGTGCTGCGAGTGTCTGACTTGGCGTTTACAGCAGAACAGCCATGCAAACATGGACACGATGCCACAATATCATGCACGATCATTTGAGCTCAAAACGTTTTACTTTTATATCTGAGGACTGAGTTATTTACAGAAATCTGTGCATGTAACCATGTGATAAAGAGCATAGCAGCACACATTAAGAGGCGGAGGATGACAGAGGAGTGGTTCAgacagataaaaacacacagtgggTAGAACGAAGGTAGATAAAGGActaggtggtggggggggttccaATTTGGGATTCTATTAAGACAAATTCCCAATTAAACACACCAAACAGAAGtgcttttgacaaaaaaaagagcacatttttattactgttgcataaatacaaaaaaaaaaagtgtcgaCAAGGATTCCATCTCTGAGGCAAGATGAGAGATCAGCACAAATCCCAAGAAAATGTATTCTAcctaatataaatattaaatgggAAAGTATTATTTCCGCTATTCACATTACATCTGTTATATAGAGCAGTGAGTAGTTACTCGTGATTATATTTTCCTGCATCTTTTATACAAAGCTGAGCGAAAGTTCAACAACCAGACTAACTAAAAACAACACATATAAACTACCAACACGctactttaaatatataaatgaccTTGTGTTTTGTTTCGATCTGTCAGGCTAAAACATTACAGAGCAGGTAAAACTGCATGAGAGCGATCCGAAGTTTAGCTGAACTAAAGGAAACTACTCTGTCATCTTTGTATGATTTGTGTCTTTGGCCTTGTTAGGTGGGCACATCCTGTTCACACACAGAtgatataaaaacaaatgatggaTGGCGAGACGTTCCCCCGTAAGGCGTGAGCTGGAGTTTCTCCCCGGTACGTAACTTCGCTGACAGTAAGGCTGGAAGAGCGACAGTAGAATTGGCAATACAGAACAATCGCACTGCAAAGCGAAACGCAACACACAGACGTATTCACACCACACATATTGATAAATAAGACTCCGGGTCGTGCGTTGCTGCTTCACACCCTGGAGGTTAGTGGGTGTGAGTAGGGCTCGT is drawn from Gasterosteus aculeatus chromosome 3, fGasAcu3.hap1.1, whole genome shotgun sequence and contains these coding sequences:
- the LOC120815342 gene encoding myomegalin isoform X1, translating into MLDLKMKETCRVCGRELCGNQRRWIFHPAHKLNLQVLLSHAVGRELTRDGRGEFACSKCTFMLDRMYRFDTVIARVEALSIERLQRLLQEKHRLRQCISGLFRKTNSEEDAVTLPGGDDGAGDGMVDISGLTHAKYCALLQDDLVYSLYESWADDGLDCQHHHHHHPQSSAGPESEVTVAGSHRCVPSTPRKCRGCSYWRVADSDYEAVCKVPRKLARSISCGPSSRYSASVVGGSVTGGGGDGEGEKNNVEDSEEPPSSLTLVPGSQDPSRSSDSDRTLAGRASSSSSVASLEATEEYIQPAADGRLRSPRELLDDRMSDSLSEEHVGASPGPGLSMALCLLQSCAAYRPVLSCKGSKLPVLLRQSSSNGGPRQVFPDPVLGVSYGAPEGERDNHVPTPELETPLIRLVDQDLNLPHMEDLLDDLYREYPPPRPHQSLVEEQQSQLNQYECAASQCVSELQKAQLQVQSLQAKIHESEANNMKLQEKLNEMECELRSIRQAAQSQERTIQVLTESFSTKDSEAQELYQLMEEQNSTLCKLREMVHRNQLAQFKAPEGVNESVMLAKLQGELVGVQSSLFSLGLELEASQRSLRQSQRQGDDLSRFKDRLNSDLQEVQQHREVTEKHNQHLRAALQKSRSELQAKEAALKEAEAERRAVVQENEMSIAQLKHSLQDKEQQLQEYSEMLDSTGSSKPRDALLEKLKERIKDRDRALERSIDDKFRCVEEREGQVRRLQLALREKERDLERLRCILSNNEETITSLDALVRGKELELEQAAEAYRNLQWLKQQSEEKERNTLREKEAIISQLQAALQTHSLEAQDLTATLVARVQAGPTEVVEELKARLALKEKLFQELISDRSRQSNEHQAQVQEMLDTLSSKDQYLQDYSYRLSLVIGERTGQLQELRRQLSSGEQELCELKRDKEREAGGEAEHLRSLLKEKEAFIKELMQGQEEAMQPSSKESEAEMKALQEELQLLLKKDREAQKELSALRLSLARQQDDKGGADHQCVLEQLVSEYNKLNDALRAEKRLYQSLTHIHTKSDRSEQTQALHTELDSVQALRRQLEEVLARTRDTALMLDRAAKKQPDFGELSTDEEREEEEEEEGDDEDGSSDEFTDSIEEDDDKVTARSLPSIQAGGADSKQLEEARRQLKEVTLQLERDGYASVAHMRSALQRLQQENRALKGTRGQAGVVGLGTNHSSLNQEKEIEEQGDNEEEGEEEETSLSLVGKRGHPCAGLNDQRGKRLCKGPPSPRSHHHTHQPETEAEPVGDGSEEGALWQDAEEGLQEQAARLSSDLAASHQENGELRERLMVSEATVHAQAEQLKDYRDLLTETSVQQASKQVQVDLQDLGYETCGRSENEAEREDASSPEFDDLEMCTSLSHQQDYEGAGGSWYAGGSNAGEMEDESASLQPLVQDLRSQLSRCHKVIRGLQLRVRSLSTTSDYASSLERTPRKVNWAFETSPAPSGVEEDEGWMSDTQGILSGPKPSRELKELMARVASLEAQLKSSRLEDKIQAEEGKCATWPGKYNSLIQAQARELSHLRQRMKEGQGVGHILTQHLGDTTKAFEELLRANDIDYYMGQSFREQLAQNSALAQRVVTKITGRDRAESHEDKAGHELLALRLSKELQQKDKIIESLHTKLQQRPETPSSCHALSETTDQSDRTSLVSDEYRTNEDLELSSDLDGKEYQEERELEQPGQGSEHEAHPPILHPHGFLKSSSSCPNMRCSAPVSLTSPPFAGYADPHEKALFALSPGPHMQQSHQACQQYLLGGIPTGRSIKSDSGLARGRALWDVDNAAQPVGGYSGSSAPQQGSGYAGVNLIEEHLREVRCLRQRLEESIRTNERLRQQLEERLNSTGRDGGAPTNIYIQGLDTVAQLSNEIRVLKEENLGLKSHLQASTDTCEEVVQLREAVFAARARLKQAELEAEQWKEELRRLQAHTQEQGQQIHILRQERQASQEKTNRLQHDVSLLQQQLCESRELIHSLQSELQVYDRVCSSTKANKGFLCELPGLPVELGELLAEVRSLRAQLQNSVQENSALKQLELHKQLEQKLGVGSPRTPSLSALTASPQRENFYRRQLLHDPAPSPPVRDIGLFNCGSPGPPYSDLDDSHSTANDPLDPHSELEGEAPDGSFANRNGRHAIGHVDDFSALQQQVLEGKGLVQRMETTLQACLGPQLLEGNQKQRSELVLDYGCVKSLLSNTKTLRQILEEAMSLLRMFWRAALPSTDPSIQNLKKEQNMQEEILSLRLRMSEQEDVLKGTIHRLRSTSRTKENMEHFIVNQLSRTRDVLKKARTNLEKNELRLSSLSSSSSSPYDVEDAGVSAGRGPADRTFVRTGGASGAAANQRPAARKRSSQCLH
- the LOC120815342 gene encoding myomegalin isoform X4, which translates into the protein MLDLKMKETCRVCGRELCGNQRRWIFHPAHKLNLQVLLSHAVGRELTRDGRGEFACSKCTFMLDRMYRFDTVIARVEALSIERLQRLLQEKHRLRQCISGLFRKTNSEEDAVTLPGGDDGAGDGMVDISGLTHAKYCALLQDDLVYSLYESWADDGLDCQHHHHHHPQSSAGPESEVTVAGSHRCVPSTPRKCRGCSYWRVADSDYEAVCKVPRKLARSISCGPSSRYSASVVGGSVTGGGGDGEGEKNNVEDSEEPPSSLTLVPGSQDPSRSSDSDRTLAGRASSSSSVASLEATEEYIQPAADGRLRSPRELLDDRMSDSLSEEHVGASPGPGLSMALCLLQSCAAYRPVLSCKGSKLPVLLRQSSSNGGPRQVFPDPVLGVSYGAPEGERDNHVPTPELETPLIRLVDQDLNLPHMEDLLDDLYREYPPPRPHQSLVEEQQSQLNQYECAASQCVSELQKAQLQVQSLQAKIHESEANNMKLQEKLNEMECELRSIRQAAQSQERTIQVLTESFSTKDSEAQELYQLMEEQNSTLCKLREMVHRNQLAQFKAPEGVNESVMLAKLQGELVGVQSSLFSLGLELEASQRSLRQSQRQGDDLSRFKDRLNSDLQEVQQHREVTEKHNQHLRAALQKSRSELQAKEAALKEAEAERRAVVQENEMSIAQLKHSLQDKEQQLQEYSEMLDSTGSSKPRDALLEKLKERIKDRDRALERSIDDKFRCVEEREGQVRRLQLALREKERDLERLRCILSNNEETITSLDALVRGKELELEQAAEAYRNLQWLKQQSEEKERNTLREKEAIISQLQAALQTHSLEAQDLTATLVARVQAGPTEVVEELKARLALKEKLFQELISDRSRQSNEHQAQVQEMLDTLSSKDQYLQDYSYRLSLVIGERTGQLQELRRQLSSGEQELCELKRDKEREAGGEAEHLRSLLKEKEAFIKELMQGQEEAMQPSSKESEAEMKALQEELQLLLKKDREAQKELSALRLSLARQQDDKGGADHQCVLEQLVSEYNKLNDALRAEKRLYQSLTHIHTKSDRSEQTQALHTELDSVQALRRQLEEVLARTRDTALMLDRAAKKQPDFGELSTDEEREEEEEEEGDDEDGSSDEFTDSIEEDDDKVTARSLPSIQAGGADSKQLEEARRQLKEVTLQLERDGYASVAHMRSALQRLQQENRALKGTRGQAGVVGLGTNHSSLNQEKEIEEQGDNEEEGEEEETSLSLVGKRGHPCAGLNDQRGKRLCKGPPSPRSHHHTHQPETEAEPVGDGSEEGALWQDAEEGLQEQAARLSSDLAASHQENGELRERLMVSEATVHAQAEQLKDYRDLLTETSVQQASKQVQVDLQDLGYETCGRSENEAEREDASSPEFDDLEMCTSLSHQQDYEGAGGSWYAGGSNAGEMEDESASLQPLVQDLRSQLSRCHKVIRGLQLRVRSLSTTSDYASSLERTPRKVNWAFETSPAPSGVEEDEGWMSDTQGILSGPKPSRELKELMARVASLEAQLKSSRLEDKIQAEEGKCATWPGKYNSLIQAQARELSHLRQRMKEGQGVGHILTQHLGDTTKAFEELLRANDIDYYMGQSFREQLAQNSALAQRVVTKITGRDRAESHEDKAGHELLALRLSKELQQKDKIIESLHTKLQQRPETPSSCHALSETTDQSDRTSLVSDEYRTNEDLELSSDLDGKEYQEERELEQPGQGSEHEAHPPILHPHGFLKSSSSCPNMRCSAPVSLTSPPFAGYADPHEKALFALSPGPHMQQSHQACQQYLLGGIPTGRSIKSDSGLARGRALWDVDNAAQPVGGYSGSSAPQQGSGYAGVNLIEEHLREVRCLRQRLEESIRTNERLRQQLEERLNSTGRDGGAPTNIYIQGLDTVAQLSNEIRVLKEENLGLKSHLQASTDTCEEVVQLREAVFAARARLKQAELEAEQWKEELRRLQAHTQEQGQQIHILRQERQASQEKTNRLQHDVSLLQQQLCESRELIHSLQSELQVYDRVCSSTKANKGFLCELPGLPVELGELLAEVRSLRAQLQNSVQENSALKQLELHKQLEQKLGVGSPRTPSLSALTASPQRENFYRRQLLHDPAPSPPVRDIGLFNCGSPGPPYSDLDDSHSTANDPLDPHSELEGEAPDGSFANRNGRHAIGHVDDFSALQQQVLEGKGLVQRMETTLQACLGPQLLEGNQKQRSELVLDYGCVKSLLSNTKTLRQILEEAMSLLRMFWRAALPSTDPSIQNLKKEQNMQEEILSLRLRMSEQEDVLKGTIHRLRSTSRTKENMEHFIVNQLSRTRDVLKKARTNLELRTQEFLPDGGLLIALS